A stretch of Castanea sativa cultivar Marrone di Chiusa Pesio chromosome 2, ASM4071231v1 DNA encodes these proteins:
- the LOC142624590 gene encoding uncharacterized protein LOC142624590 — protein MSSNLLGCCEILLLTSSLLKLRIILFYYQILRFQSRLNSTIRVLEIPYHSRLVHVSINGCKQIFNYRYPRDSCEELWLFSKSLGQLYKPNLSEQNQVEVEAICRIKDYNVIGSRFVLGNHTDFIKWLGVNVECICCPQKSDITYLPLPSDRNGCGSSSVLNDTELPPFQPVFSTSYGFEPGLRGFLGGLNVSLSAPNNSELLALLPGPNMDHEVSNTINDLRLLKGIHNDGCDSDEGESEPPLFPDLTNGFDFGFAQPNLELGSSVSGGFHLGSSSMAHACVNDDSDFNMGPPPKKMRTS, from the exons ATGAGTTCAAATCTCCTAG GGTGTTGTGAAATTCTTTTGCTCACATCTTCTCTTCTGAAATTGaggataattttattttactaccAGATACTGAGATTCCAAAGTCGCTTAAATTCAACCATCAGAGTTTTGGAAATTCCATATCATTCAAGGTTGGTT CACGTTTCCATCAATGGTTGTAAACAGATATTCAATTATCGATACCCAAGAGATAGCTGCGAGGAACTGTGGTTATTTTCTAAATCTCTAGGGCAGTTGTACAAACCAAATCTATCTGAACAAAATCAGGTGGAGGTTGAGGCTATATGTAGAATCAAAGACTACAATGTAATTGGTTCTCGTTTTGTGTTAGGAAATCACACTGATTTTATAAAATGGTTGGGGGTGAATGTAGAATGCATCTGCTGTCCTCAGAAATCAGATATTACTTACTTGCCGCTTCCGAGTGACAGGAATGGTTGTGGGTCATCATCAGTTTTGAATGACACTGAGCTCCCACCTTTTCAACCTGTTTTCTCCACTTCTTATGGTTTTGAACCTGGTTTGAGGGGCTTTCTTGGTGGTTTGAATGTGTCATTATCGGCCCCTAATAACTCTGAACTCCTTGCATTGTTACCTGGTCCAAATATGGATCATGAGGTTTCCAATACCATAAATGATTTGAGGCTTTTGAAGGGCATTCATAATGATGGGTGTGATTCAGATGAAGGAGAAAGTGAGCCTCCGCTGTTCCCTGATTTGACAAATGGGTTCGACTTCGGTTTTGCCCAGCCAAATTTGGAGTTGGGCTCAAGTGTTAGTGGTGGGTTTCATTTGGGTTCGTCTTCAATGGCTCATGCCTGTGTAAATGATGACTCTGATTTCAATATGGGTCCACCACCGAAGAAAATGAGGACATCTTGA